From one Brachypodium distachyon strain Bd21 chromosome 4, Brachypodium_distachyon_v3.0, whole genome shotgun sequence genomic stretch:
- the LOC104584385 gene encoding protein RTF1 homolog → MPDPNLDDLVTKTGSPTMRRAGSPPSDGSNDGDNRGRMNDHGGIADDAREDEFDESPSRLVPLKFDDIKSITLRRTKLVRWFMEPFFEDLVSGCFVRIGIGKTKSGPKYRLCTVRNVDASDPDRQYKLGSYTTCKYLNAVWDNEANAARWQMTQVSDSPVLEEEFKEWLQDAEKNGVRIPTRQQVLEKKEAIEKQMLREKKSAVRRPMNVAAEKTGYARLEAGEAGYDPWQELYVSTNGKKREASSIDLEASGHSEAASRAVRPRERTNSKGDAQRDDSNLAFKDTIKKILAYEEARREKFQQKEEQMNNYLAIEEANAAARIKEAEAAMLVEETRIMTADLSLLDPERRSWFDARRKMIQDRDAPSQDRDAASPSS, encoded by the coding sequence ATGCCGGATCCCAACCTGGACGATCTGGTTACCAAGACGGGCTCACCGACCATGCGTAGGGCTGGAAGCCCCCCGAGCGATGGTAGCAATGATGGAGACAACAGGGGGAGGATGAATGACCATGGGGGCATTGCTGATGATGCCCGGGAGGATGAGTTTGATGAATCGCCGAGTAGGCTTGTCCCTCTCAAGTTCGACGACATCAAGAGTATAACCCTTCGGAGGACAAAGCTGGTGAGATGGTTCATGGAGCCCTTCTTTGAGGACCTGGTATCTGGGTGCTTTGTGCGGATTGGCATTGGGAAGACAAAATCAGGCCCCAAGTACAGGCTATGCACAGTTAGGAACGTGGACGCCAGCGACCCAGATCGGCAATACAAGCTGGGCAGCTACACAACATGCAAGTATCTCAATGCTGTGTGGGATAATGAAGCTAATGCTGCTCGGTGGCAGATGACCCAGGTGTCTGACTCCCCTGTTCTTGAAGAAGAGTTCAAGGAGTGGCTGCAAGACGCTGAAAAGAATGGTGTGCGCATACCAACCCGGCAGCAAGTGCTTGAGAAGAAAGAAGCCATTGAAAAGCAGATGCTGCGTGAGAAGAAATCGGCTGTCAGACGTCCAATGAATGTTGCTGCTGAGAAGACAGGTTATGCGAGGTTGGAGGCTGGAGAGGCTGGTTATGATCCTTGGCAGGAGCTCTATGTCTCCACGAATGGGAAGAAGCGGGAAGCCAGCAGCATCGACCTTGAGGCATCTGGCCACAGCGAGGCAGCATCACGTGCGGTCCGGCCGAGGGAAAGGACCAACTCCAAGGGTGATGCCCAGCGTGACGACTCCAACCTCGCATTCAAAGACACGATCAAGAAGATTCTGGCCTacgaggaggcgaggagggagaagtTCCAACAAAAGGAGGAACAAATGAACAACTACCTCGCCATCGAGGAGGCCAATGCGGCGGCAAGGATCAAGGAAGCCGAGGCCGCTATGCTCGTCGAGGAGACAAGGATCATGACCGCCGACTTGAGCCTCCTAGACCCAGAGAGGCGATCTTGGTTCGACgccaggaggaagatgatACAAGACCGAGATGCGCCCTCGCAGGATCGAGATGCAGCCTCGCCATCTAGTTGA